ATATCGCACCGGTAGAACGGGACGGGATGTTGGTGTTGCCGCAGGTGGGGGCGATCCCGGTCGGCGGCCAAACGTTTGTCGAAGCCGAAAAGACGATCCGTGCCAGGCTCAGTACGTTGCTCAAGCGGTTCGAATTACACGTGTCGATGGCGCGTATCCGGACGATGAAGGTGTTTGTGGTGGGCGAGGTCGTCCGCCCCGGCGCATATGAATTGAGCGCTTTGGCGACGGCCTCCAATGCACTCTATGCGGCCTGCGGCCCCGCCCATTCCGGTTCGCTCCGCCAGGTCAAGATCATGCGCGACGGAAAGGCTGTGGCCGAGCTGGACCTCTATGAGTTTCTGATGCAGGGCGATCGTCGCGGTGATGTGCGGCTCCAGGGTGGCGATGTGGTAATGGTGCCGCCGGTCGGCCCTGTCGTGGCGATCAGCGGCGCGGTCAAACGGCCGGCGATTTATGAAGCCAAGCCCGGTACGCGCTTGACCGACCTGTTGTCTTTGGCCGGAGGCTTAACCCCCCTGTCGGATCGGCAGCGGTGCCACATGTTCCGGCTCGACCCCAATGTCGAGGGGCGCCAGCTTATCGACGTGGACCTGGTTCTGGCCATGCGGTCACGCGGTGATGAAAAGAGTCGAATCGGTGTAGCGGGCGGCGACCCCATTCTCTTGGATGGCGACTACATTCGTATCGGGACATTGCCGACTCAGGCGGTGAACGTGGTGAGTCTGGTCGGTGCGGTCAAGACGCCGGGTCCCTATGAATTCCGGGCGGGTATGCACCTGCGCGACTTGTTGACCAAGGACAAGCTGACTGTCGATGCCCATCAGGATCGCGCGGAGATCGTCCGGACCGATCCCGCCACTTACCAGACGAAGGTCATTTCCTTCAGCCCCAAGGCACTGTTTGACGGAAGCGAGGCCGACAATCTCCCCCTGTCACGACTGGATCAGGTCGTGGTGTCGACCCAAGTGCGGCCGCCGAGCCTTGTGCTTGTTGAGGGTGAGGTGAAACGGCCCGGCTATCTTACCATCGAGACCGGCGAGCGCCTGAGCTCGGTGCTGAAGCGGGTCGGAGGGTTCACGCCGAATTCTTTCCCCAGTGGGCTTGTGTTGGTGCGCGAGTCGGTCAAAATCAAGCAGCAGAGTGAACTGGAGCGATACATCGCATCAGAGCGGCAGCGCTTGACCGCGCAGGCGGCGGGAGTTGCAGCCGGGACGGCCGGGCTGAGCGGACCTGCGGCCCTTTCGACAGGTGGAGCGATCGCGGAGCAGCAGGTGTTGATGTTGCGACTCCAGCAATTGGAAGCCATCACCTCCCGCGTTGAACTCGGCCGGGTGGTGGTCAAAATGGATTCGCTCGAAAAGCTCGAGGGGAGTGAGGACGATATCATTCTCGAAGCCAGAGACATGATCCGTATCCCGACGCCGCCACAGACTGTTAGTATTATCGGGTCGGTACGGAATCCCAGCACGGTCGTGCACCGACCGAATCTCGAATTTGAAGACTATCTGCGGCAGGCTGGCGGCATGACCGAAGATGCCAACAAGAAAGAGTCCTACATCATGCGGGCCAACGGGACGACTGAAGCCACCTA
This region of Nitrospiraceae bacterium genomic DNA includes:
- a CDS encoding SLBB domain-containing protein, translated to MSISLGTRLLIWMICSAMVLPPALLAQTLPVPLPGLGSAGASAGSPVAPSIPFGAGALGLYGLQGSPGQPIVTNPTALQPLTPTQTPCPTRPTADLSPESTIPNLNDYWPLEPRSLLPGSVEQRLRQEQEELDRKQETLRVQKERRELEYQAQVEREKQTLARRPGQAGIPGALVPMLPGQQVPSADQRAPLTVQDAEKKPFTGELLRAQDFSIEEAFAQFSILQGVKSRLKQFGYEFFDANANTFSPVQDVPVGPDYVIGPQDSLGVHIWNVPDQSFNRSYIAPVERDGMLVLPQVGAIPVGGQTFVEAEKTIRARLSTLLKRFELHVSMARIRTMKVFVVGEVVRPGAYELSALATASNALYAACGPAHSGSLRQVKIMRDGKAVAELDLYEFLMQGDRRGDVRLQGGDVVMVPPVGPVVAISGAVKRPAIYEAKPGTRLTDLLSLAGGLTPLSDRQRCHMFRLDPNVEGRQLIDVDLVLAMRSRGDEKSRIGVAGGDPILLDGDYIRIGTLPTQAVNVVSLVGAVKTPGPYEFRAGMHLRDLLTKDKLTVDAHQDRAEIVRTDPATYQTKVISFSPKALFDGSEADNLPLSRLDQVVVSTQVRPPSLVLVEGEVKRPGYLTIETGERLSSVLKRVGGFTPNSFPSGLVLVRESVKIKQQSELERYIASERQRLTAQAAGVAAGTAGLSGPAALSTGGAIAEQQVLMLRLQQLEAITSRVELGRVVVKMDSLEKLEGSEDDIILEARDMIRIPTPPQTVSIIGSVRNPSTVVHRPNLEFEDYLRQAGGMTEDANKKESYIMRANGTTEATYLAVKDVRPGDTIVIPQKIETRTPQLALWQTVASIIGSLALTAAGIAVVGR